gcgctataaagtttcattttttaaatcgtcatgTCATGAAACAAATTATTGTGTGCTCACTATTAGCATATCATACGATCAACCAGAATAAATAAGCTGATGCATACAAATCCGCGCTCTACTCTTAACATTTTAGATGTAATTTTGGCCCAGTGAATATGTAAAAGGGCCGATACATAAAAATCCAACGCAGATATAGTGCGATGCATGGGTCTATACCAgtggttttcaaattttttttatacacggcACACCGTTCACTTCAAAAAATTTTCACGGCACACTGACCTTTTTTTAGACgaacaaaattgttttgaattaattataattttatatacatttaattagaaatgtgTGATTGATgggataacaaatatttattaattatttatttatttattaatattacaattacagtataattagttattaaatttatttacaaaaaaaagtgtagtttataaataggtatatttaatgagAAATGTGTGCCTGATGGgcgttacaaatatttttaattcttggaCGAATAGTTGACAGACATACTCTCATTTCTTCTTCCACTGAATTTAGTTTTTCTCGTTTTtctcgttttttattttttatattcgtaAATCGTAAGTGCTGAAAACCCTTGTTCACAAAGATATGAGGTTGAGAACGGCAAAAGAATAGTCAGTGCTTTTATAGATAACTCTGGATATTCGTTAGAAACATATATCCAGAATTTATTGAGAGTGAtctttttgaatttcaactGCAATGttcgataatttttaattgaacagAGATTTTCTTCTTCAACAAGTTTTAAATCAACCAAGTCACTAAAAGACACATTAAAAGGGTCTCGTACCcagtcataatttttaatattaatacttggaaaatatttattcatttttacttcTACAATGTGATAGACTTGACTATTAATGACAAAATGTTGTCATCCGCAACTAGTAAAAAAGTACGTGGAAACATGATTAAATTACcttgattaattttagttttccataaattcaatttttcgaTGAAAGCTATAATTTTGTCCGACGATGTTAGTATATTTTCATCACGACCTTGCATACTTGAATTTAGTTTATTGAGATGCTCAAACAAATCAGAAAGATGACTTTGTCCACCACTCTTCATCCCCAAGAAAGTTGAATTCAGTTTCTTCCATAGTTAAAAACCGCGGCACCcagtttgaaaaccactggtCTATACTCTGTCCAGCGAAAGAACCCGCCGATTCTGCGCACCGCCCGTGACACCTTGCTATCGAAACAGGTTCCCCTATGGCGGGGTGTTGCGGGGGGGGGCAGTTTTAGTCAGTGCGCGGCGCATTCTTTCGCTGGACAGACTATGctaggtacaaataaaaactacgTGATTATATCACCTATATCCCTctaaagtaccaattagattcactttcctaccagaaaagatgctcAATCGTTTGTAAGTAGTTAATCacagtgctcgaattgggaaaaaaatataatctacctGTTTATTCAATGTACTAAATagataacataattaataattactgtttTTGATTCAAAAGAAAACACGTTTTTTGatgagtataaaaaaatttaaaaattcaaaaacactgataaatgataaccaTAACTGAaactgataacattttattcggaACACGACTAAAAATAGTACTAGCACACATCAGTATCtttgtcttaaataatatacttgtatattatggtaaatatgATCTGTGATCGTGAACTACTGACTATATATAAGCAAAACACTGCAaagtaatgttataattaatccacatttaataaatattatttcggaCATTAATTTGTACCGTCAAATGAAATATAGGggtatgcaaaaaaaaatagtaggggAGTTACGTCCCCCTGTGCACCCTCCCCCAATTCgagcaattaattaaatacaagatTAACAGATTAACTTAATCGTTTGTAaagatttgttaaaataaaattattgtttgttaagaaaagcattaaaaataatagtgttgAAACATTTaggaacaataattataacggCTCAttgtgtataacaatatacagtAGGAGGTACACCCTCAGGTTTACACCCACTTTACCCTGTCGCTGGCAGGTTGTGTCACCTAAACGGCAATCGAATACCTGCGTCAATCGTTTTCGTGTGTGCACCGAACGCGTTTAATGCTGCTCAGGGCGAATTGCTCGTGGACTTCATTTTGTGATACACCGACGATTTTCAATAATATGCATCATCAATCATCATACATTGGTAAGTactataattaacaaaattatcttcttttaaacaaaataaatctaGGGAATttcgtgcattttttttttaactcaaatatCTGCAGTggcttgaaattttcacaggATATTCTTATTAACATCTACTGgacatgaaataatttttttaatattttggctTTTTTTGCGCTTTTTccctattaaatatgtattttaatttttcgattttttttatttaaattaatatattatgataacatatttattttcttataaataaatatgaatatttgatGTAAGGTTtgtcatacatttttcatatatctGGCAATTACAAAATATCGTTAACATAGTCATAATCTTATTTATATGCCTTTAGACTTCACATTTTCactaaattaccaaattattaaaatttgaaaacatttttgccATATAAAATGCATACGAATTTGAATTCATAGGTACCCTAAGTTTCAAAACTTAATACTTTACTTTCCATACAAGTTTTtcttactataattataataacaagataagtgtaatttaaatattaaatattttatatatttaatatatattaatttcctAAATATATCTTAGAAACATCTAAAGTTATgactttgaaaaaattgaaaaatgtttaaaaattacataaattcataatatattaacgatttatcaaacaattttagtattttgttataactttttttcaaaaaaattttagttttttgtaaacaattaagttttttaatttttaagaataatagttTAAGTTCAAAGTTTCTGCTTACATTATTCAATGAGCTATGAGAAATTAAAAAGGCGCGTGACGGGCTTGCGGTAATTGATTATCTTAAACGTGTAAATGTTACTCGCTTCAACAGTGGTGGCTCGAAATATGGTGCACAGGAGGCACGTTAACTAcccaacaaaattatataaaaactattagattcttatagtacattataattggTTATTTTGTACATGgtctgtaataaaaaaaagtttttagatAGCTTTTTGTGTTGGGGTAAGTGTGTCTATCAacgattaaataattcaattagcACAGGTATTTTGGCCGTATACATATTCGCTATGTGCGTCGACATGTCAGTtagtaataaatgtttttttggaacacatttatatattatatatgtgtgtaccggacctatattttttatcgcACAACGATGTCTCGTCGATCGTCGATAACGCACCACCGTACGTTAGCCATTGATTCCCGGTTTAgataagtactaagtagtaagTGGTACATTATtttaggtatgtacctataccaaaattaatattttttaccatcttACATAGTCATCTTATAGGCACATTTTTGTGCACCACACCTTTATGTGAACCTCGCGAGCCGCCACTCCTTCAGTCTtcatacaataattacatacctacctttaaattgttgttatacgtacatgtgatttatttttatgtactaaAACGTTAGTGGAACCAGAATTTTTCTAAACTGTTTagttgttttgaaatatttaaaatgtgtatcaaaataaattattgcattgCTTTGCTGTAACtaaaatgtatgtaggtacataacgaaaatatatttttagtatttttaataataataaaaacaaacgttATATTGATATTCTGATACTTCTATAACTGTCCTTAACAcaaaaaatttacatatttctatataaatcTGTTATAAAAAAGGTCggcaagtgggtgttgctctgatgtacaagtgggtcactgtaatggatgatgttaaatttgatttcaacgatatgatatcattgtataagaaaaacgattctaagcgaagacggtcaataaaactatgatattactaagtatatttgatgatattgttgtaaataaagtaatttatatataatagtatataacctatttacgtggaaccttgttctaaaagttgaacattaataaatttaataaataatacattttaaatttgataattttttttaaaatttgaactttaaatgcttacaaaaaaaatatgcctatgtaattttaatatttttcaattgcgaTATTTCGATaggaaatttatattctatttggttagtttttttttattatgaactGTTTtctttatcttatttatttttatagcttaAGATATCAAATAGACAACCGGgttcttattattttggaaatttttaaattgtagaatgtagatattttagtatataaatttaatccaTAAGTTAAAATCCATGATAAAGTAAATTTCTTTATCATGTtataatcattacctatattacaattttcagtacattatcacatttttgtttcattgtattttttccttaactaggtacatattaaaaatgaaaaatgtataatattgttatgttgtaaattaaatattgttctatTACATAaagctttttatattaaaagtaagcAATGGATATTTACCTAATTtagatttgttaataaatattccatacatgtttttattataaatattatttattctaaactGGATACTTAGAAATATTGACCACAGATTTTAGGTTTAAAGACACCATTAAGAAGTGCTTCTAAAACTATAACttgattagttttaaattaaattttttttattttttaagttaaaatcatttaaattatttgtggtaaataaattattggtccAGTATATTGCAAAAGGTTTTGTAAATGTTGGTCTTCACAATACTGTGCGAGTGTGcttgatttttcgtaaaaaaaaataccaattctGGTAATCTCCCTGAGATgggcttattattttaatttccccCATGTGTTAAAAAGCTAAGATCCGGCCCTGCATATTAATAACATAGGTAGGCACtttcagaataataatacagataataatgtattatgttatagcgTATAggtaattacttatattacgATTAATGCGAAGGTGTATAAAATCAAGGTGTATGAATGGAGTGTTGTGGGGGGAGCTAAGCCACTGATCACTTTAGTTGACATAAATCTAGCACCCCTGTAAAATTaacccaaattgcgcctatgacaGTGTAGAGTGTCGGCACACATAGTATCACTTatcagtatgtaaaatattaatatttaaatcttatatCAGACTATTCAATAGACTGCACAGCTGTTGATTCCCCGATACTATATGTTATtccatgttatttttttaattattggtgGGTCTGAAGCTTatagggtgggggggggggggtcggaGTGGTCGAGCAGTCTGAGGCGTTCGTTTAAATAGGTATCGACCACTGGCGGCTTTTTTCTCTGGGCATTCAATAGTCTAGAGAGAGAAGCCGCCATCCCCCAACCGGGCATAGCAaaaacctacgggtgcctaatttgaaattctgccaaaagccaaaacacacgtgtttaccaacctaCAGTATccttaaatatataatctaaatCTTGATACGGTCGAGAGCGGTATCCGTCTTAACGTGTCTCGTGAGTGTATGTGACGTTGGCGGCGATCTGCGTCAGGCCCGAGGGTGAAGGCAGAGTTGATCGGGTGACACAACacagtttaatttatagaaataaaatacacgGGAGATGCTAGGCAGTAGGCGTAAGGAATggttgatatatttaaatactttacataATTGCGTAGCGGTGGCATGATTGGTCACCACGGGTTTACAAAATGAACCGGCTGACAGTGAATTAACGGCGAAACCGACAGGTCGGTACGTGACTTGTGGAGCGTGCGCCATTTTCTACATGGCTGGTTTACTTGAAGAGATTTGTCACAGTTTACTGATGTCAGTACGACAGTATACCTAAGTATCATGTTTCTCAGTGCGTCAGGACACTACGGTGGTGGCGATGTTCGCTACGCGGTGTACGGAAAAAGATAGATCACCGGCCGTTCCGTACCGGTTGACCATTGTAcccattggcgcaaataggggggggggggagggcttGAGAGGACTAAGTCTCCCCAAAGGTCGGTCAAGTCCCCACAGTttaaaatctagtaattagtactcatttttatattttgtggtactaagcaatatggcctacggggaggggggcttgagtccccccaaaaaatttagtcaatttgcgcctatagTTGTACCGTTCCAGTGTTCATCCGCCGTTAACGGTCGGCGCGCTGGTGTAGCTTACCATGGTCCGGTGGTAtttaaatcccatttttagcagtttttcgtaatttatcgGTAGTtattcccgtggcattaaataactattgagaaaatcgaaaaatgacctctctaaagtactatcttgatccaatttgctaaaagataaagtactatcttgatccaatttgctaaaagataaagtactatatgttgaaatcgaagtacTCCTTCTAGtggaaattttgtatacaggatatcaaaaaaaaaaataaacaccattgaaaaaccactagcttcctcgctccgctcagaatctaaaaatgtttaaattaattgcttaaataaatacatttccctatcatattatattttttgagaccataagttttaaaaacaatcgATTCAATAGGTactttgtttaaaattacaagcagataaatataatatatcttatagaaaatttaagttataacacatagaagaattttttcatataaaatgcatttttaattcttctgtttgttgaattaattttaaacttttaaaatgaatgtttttaattgttttattcaatattcTATTAAAACATGAGATATGCCcatttacatacaatattgtaatcgcatgtagattaatattaataatacgattaattaaaaatattaacgcatatagtattaatatattagtattatattagttgGTGTCATCCTTATTggctatattcattattattaatggaaaatggatgttttttgaataatttgtgtttatactagtatagaaaataaatacatgtatatCATGTGACTTTAAACTTAATCTGtgttaattcattttaaaaatatcaaccacacatataatttgtttattaggtACCTTTATTTCGTAAAATTCAAgtcgtgtaaataataataaaattaatcggAAACTCGGCAACTCagcataacaataaataaacatgtaTTGATAAAGAACTATATATTGGTAATTgtttgttgaatattatttattatttgatttcaatttttatttccaGACTATAGTGACAGTATAATGAAACATAAAGACACACCGTTTGATGACATTACTCAACcaattaaagttgaaaataaaatacttcaaACAGATATCTTGCAATCATCAAAAACTATTCCAAGtcccaaaaaatatattattcataactgTAATCATTCTTGTGTAGAATGGGCTGAATATGAtcagaataaaacaaaaaaaattaatatgttggCAATACCATtacattttggttttaatagACATACAACAAATGGCAATGGTATTACAAattcaattacatattatgagaCTCCTTGTggcatttttattaaaacgatGACAAATATGATGCATTATCTGACAATAACCAGAAGCAAAATGACAATCGACCAATTTGATTTCAATAGCTGTGTGAATCCATTAGCCCAATTTAATGTTTCAAGACCCGTCAATTTTTTGGACGATATATCTGAAGGCCTAGAATTTAGACCAATAACATGTGTAAATAGTATTAACAAAGAACTACcacaaaaaattaagtatatggTTAGTAGACAAGCAGCGACCGGAGTCAACATAAATGTGGAAACTAATTTCTTATGTGGATGCGATTGTACAGACAACTGTGAAGACAAATCAAAATGTGCTTGTTGGCAGAGTACAATAAACGGACAAAGTAATATGCCAGAACTTGAGAAAAATCCGAATACAGGTTATAACTATCGACGATTGTATACAAATGTACCAACTGGTATTTATGAGTGCAATAAGACGTGTAAATGTCACAGTTCTTGTTTAAATCGTGTTGTGCAACAGCCCATGTCTcataatttacaattgtttaagACAGAGAAAAAGGGTTGGGGTGTACGTTGCTTAAATGATATAACACGAGGAACATTTATATGTTGTTATATTGGGGACATACTAACTGAGACTAATGCCACAGAACAAGGTAAACAAAATGGTGATGAATACTTGGCTGATTTAGATTTTATTGAAGTAGTCGAAAAATGTAAAGAAGATTATGAAGAAAATGCTTTTTCAAGTCAACAGATAAAAAGACCTCGAAAACTGTCaaaaaaaactatgatattgttaaataaacttACCACACAAAAATCATCTCAAGGTCATATTCAAACAATATGTAatggtaatacatttttctttcgaaacaatttataatacttctagctgatcccgtgcaatTGGTTTCCCGTTAAATATACCAAcactatatgactcaaactttgttcaattcgttgtttaatattcggtgtaaggtgttcaaaacttattttaacttttccgttgcccggaataaaaattctgtttcACAACAGTAtgttatcaggtaggcaatgaaaaaactaaattaaattagcctatattcTTCCCAGAGAATAttatctacacacaaacattaatttatatatatattatattgacaaataataatacaaatcaacaaacatgcccgtaaccaatagcaagcaacatacaatacactattattattttaatctgcaacacaattttttattatttagtttacttTTTCTGAACAGATGGcgtcactgttgtatttttgacatccacATTCCcacttttccggtggattttccaAAAATTTTCTTTGGCAAAAACCTTTTCCTAGCAATTACGAACATCTTAAGAAAATTTGAGCCAAATCGGACCAGCTGTTCTCGATTTATTaggtaacatacatttttcatgctccatttttatttatagataacaGCTGATGCATGGCGTTGCTCGTGACAAATTATATACCCATGGATTTACCACTTTTCTTAAACTCTGTTTAACGAAAACTTCAGATATTTTCAACACAGTCAGTTTTGATACAGGTCTAAAAAATTTCACTTCGAGGTACACATTCTCAGGAGTACATTTACGTTTGTACCAAATTTCAAAACCACGAGTGCGAAAGACTTGTTGGCTGTGGAttccaacacacacacacacacacacacacacacacacacacacacacacacacacacattgccttttattaatatacattattattaattattaaaatattcatcataGCGTATGTCATAccatatcttccaaacccaAGTACCTGTCAACCTTAGTAGTTAGGTAGAACAAAAACAATGAAAAGCACGTCATAgtctgttttttatttaatattaagattatcCCTGACTAAATTTGATATAtgccacaaaataaaaaaatgattaatttagcTTTGTAACActaatatacacaaaaataattttatatttatttttacatacaaaCTTGTTTGGGGAGGGTGGTAGAGTGGATTTAAGGCTAAAATTGGTACAAAACCCATTAGGGCAGAtgtttataattagtttttaaaggGGTccaaatgatttgaaaaaatgttgagGTCCAGAAAAtctcatatatttttttgcttaGCATGTTATTTCGGCAAAATATTGTTGGCTATCTATTTATTTCCTCTCCATAGTACGTGTGTGGATACTGGACAGAGGGCCGGCTTTTTAATAAACCCTGCTTTATCAGTAATAACTTTGCAAAAGTTCAGAAAAATCGATCTAGTATGATATTTCCTGTTAGCGGAGACAAACTTAAAActccttaatattttatataatagtatagatatacttaaatttgttttttatagatAAGAATTTAGCCTTGAacaatacatttcaatttttggaattCAGAAACCTCGAACACAAGTACTTAACCTCTAACAGACGCTATTATGGACCTCAAAAATCAGTACGTTACTATTATGGTAATGGCGATGGA
This genomic window from Metopolophium dirhodum isolate CAU chromosome 1, ASM1992520v1, whole genome shotgun sequence contains:
- the LOC132933744 gene encoding histone-lysine N-methyltransferase SETDB1-B-like, which gives rise to MKHKDTPFDDITQPIKVENKILQTDILQSSKTIPSPKKYIIHNCNHSCVEWAEYDQNKTKKINMLAIPLHFGFNRHTTNGNGITNSITYYETPCGIFIKTMTNMMHYLTITRSKMTIDQFDFNSCVNPLAQFNVSRPVNFLDDISEGLEFRPITCVNSINKELPQKIKYMVSRQAATGVNINVETNFLCGCDCTDNCEDKSKCACWQSTINGQSNMPELEKNPNTGYNYRRLYTNVPTGIYECNKTCKCHSSCLNRVVQQPMSHNLQLFKTEKKGWGVRCLNDITRGTFICCYIGDILTETNATEQGKQNGDEYLADLDFIEVVEKCKEDYEENAFSSQQIKRPRKLSKKTMILLNKLTTQKSSQGHIQTICNDKNLALNNTFQFLEFRNLEHKYLTSNRRYYGPQKSVRYYYGNGDGVYTINAKTSGNIGRYFNHSCTPNLFVQNVFVDTQDLRFPWVSFFSEHYIPAGTELTWDYGYEVGSISGKVMTCYCDSAKCKRRLL